The DNA segment GAAAAGTTTAGTGTTTGAATCACCTTCCTCTAGCCATTGAATTTTGGCTCTTTGCTTCCAATGATCCTCAGCTTTGAGTAAGCCATCAATTAATTTTTGCCTGACCAGTTCGAACTCCGCCAGTTCCCCTTCCGAACTTGATGCTCGCAGCTGCTCTAACCTATTCGAACAAGATTTTATCTCCTCCCTCTCAATTCTAATAAGCTCCTTACCCCAAACCTCCAATGTGTGTGCAATCTTTGTTAATCTGTCAGCCAAAGGCATGAATCGAGAATCATTCCAGCCTTCCTCAACTTTTGCCTTCAGAGCCTCTTCTCTAAACCACTTATTTTCGAATGTAAATCTTCTCGAGGGACGAGTAGAACTCTCTTGATCAGTTCGGATTAATATCAGACTATGATCTAACAAAGGGAGCCATCGTATTAACAGAAATTGCTTGCGGAAACAACTGTTGCCAATTAGAGTTAGAAAAAACCCGGTCcaatttttccttaattttattctCTTTACCTCTGTGTCTAATCCATGTAAATTGGTAACCCATCATCGGAAGTTCAAAAAGACCGCAATCGTTAATAACTTCTCTAAAGCCTATTATGCACCAATTTGGGTGGTAATGAATACCTTGCTTCTCGGTTGGCGATAATAAGTCATTGAAGTCGCCCACAATTGCCCATGGTAGAGACAAAGCGTTTGCAATTGAACGGATAAGCTCCCACGATTCCCTTCGTCTGTTCCTTTCTGGAAGCCCGTAAAAGCCAGTAATCCTCCAATTCCCTTTAATCTGATCAATCACCTCAATATCAATATGGTTGTTAGAATAGGATAATAAAGAGCATATCTGAGCTTCTCTCCAAAAGACACATAATCCTCCATTGTGTCCGATACAGTCAACATTGAAACAACTATCAaactgtattttattttttagaaaatcCACACGCGTCTTGCTGACCAATGTTTCAAACAGGAAGATGATATCCGGTGTATGAACTCGCACGAGTTCACACAAAACAGGAACTGCCCTGGCACTTCCCAAGCCACGGCAGTTCCAACTTAGAATTTTCATGATAATGGGCAAACCCCTTTCTCTGGGCCTGCCTGGAATACATTTTTTTGTACTGCTGAGTTTGAGTCATTCTGAGAGCCTTCATATTTCTTTCCCCCCCTTCAGCCATGGAATCGCAATTCATTGCACTTACACCTTCCTGAACATTCATTGGTTCTTCATCCGCTCTTCTGCGTTTTCTAATTTCTGGCCCTATCTCAATATCGCTCGTCTCCTCTTCTTCAACAATCTCTGGGTTTTCaagacttcctcctcctgatacTCCCAGGTTGCGCATTAGGAAGGTGAGGTTCAAAGGTCCTGTTTTAGTGATACTCTGTTTTGCAATCCACGAGTCAGACTCATCCGACTCCTCCCTTAGCCAACGTTCCCCTCCGAACAAGTTACTTCGTCTTATGCTTGCATCCTAGCCTCTTGCTACCTCTCCCATAGGTTGTTCAAAGAATTTAATGCAATGACGGTCAATATGACCAATCAATCCACAGATGAAACAAAAAACCGGCAGTTTCTCATATCTAAAGAGTCCCATCATCCATTCCCCTAGATATTTAGTATTCTATTATAGTATTTCAGGGGCATAAAATTGTTATTTGGATTTCTATGAAAACTTGTGGAAAGAAACACTTGTATTTAGGAATGAAAAGTTTTATGTTGGCAGGATTGTTAATGATATTGAAAATTCTATTAACTTGAGACTTGTTGTTAGATAGTTGGGTTAACTGCTGGGTTTTATGCAAGAATGTGTGAATATGAGATATGAAGTCAAAGTGTGATTCATTTGGCTAAGAATCAGGTTCATCACGCTCATTACGAAGCATATCGACACAATGTATCATTTTGTACATGATGTCGTAGAGCAATGCCATATTTCTCTTATAAAGTTACACACCAATGAGAACCCATCTAACATGTTAACCAAGATTGCGATGGGCAGTAAGTTCCAACATTGTTTGGACTTGCTTAATGTTGAAACATGTCGAGTTATATAGAGGAATAATATAACTACGGGTGGATTGATCCAGGTTACAATGTACATATGCAGCCATGATCATTATGGTGCAACCAACTTAATGACGCAATTTGTTCATCCAAAATTTGAAATCTTTCAAATTATGAACATGGTGGCGAATTGTGAGAATTTGGGGTATTTCCTATTTATGTTTATAgtgaaaatagaaaaactataataaggaaagataaaactaaatataggaataagagaaaaaaagggaatgaaataaaatagaaaCCGAAAATTTAACTTTCATAAATAGTATAAATACTATGTAAATTATTTCAGATTAAAAGTAGAATGTTTTAATATACACTTTATTTATAAGAGTTATTTTTGTTCAAGCCAAATACTTATGCAATATCATATCATAtcatatctattttttttttcatattatcTATTAGAAGCTAAATTTTTGCTGCAAGCTCTAACACAAATCAACGCCATTATCACATGGAAAactcaaatcaatataaaaaaACCTTCTTCTCCATATACACCATGGATTCTGCTGTGATTCCACCTTCACTTTCAGTTATGAAATTTATCCTTGTTTTCAAGAGAGTCTCCATCTTCTTCCTAGAAGAATGAAACCCTACcatatcttttgtttttctcCAAATATCGCTCATTTGTTATGTTTACAGTAATAATTGCAAAATTGTGTAAAAGAGATGAAAATACTTGAGAACATCATATAGTTGTGACTTTTTCCCACCTTCAAAACGTTTGAGCTTTCGCCATGACCTTTAATAGAAGTTTGAATAGTTTGAGCAATAGCTTCGGGAGACAAAGTCAATGAGATTATTTACATAGTATCTACGATTTCTTCCTCTTGCAGAATGAGGTTATCACCAAACCCCCTAAGTAAGGGAGGCGTTTCTTCATTTGAGATAGCTGCATCATTCAAGGGAGTCGATGGAGTAATAGGAGGAGCTTTAGCAACTAAGGGGTAGGGTGTTTCAGGGCTATATTTTTCATTAAAAGCATTAGAGGAATTTCTAGCTTTGAGATTCGCGGCTTTCGGGTTGACTTCTTGAGTAGTGTTCATCTTTTTGGCAACAACCTGGCTAGTTGGGGGATTTACCGCTGCTTGTTTGGTATTTAGTTTATTGAGACGAGCTATGATTTGATCACGAAGAGACATGGAGTCATAATTACCTGCATCaaataaagaaaacataaatcaaaattaaaagaaGGAAATCACCTTCTACAGATGCGAATATCTTAGATCCGGGGTATGaaattcctttctttttttgCTGAAGAAGCATGGACGACCGCAAGTTCGGAGAAGTTCTATTATGTCATGGTATTCCCATTGAAGTGTATAGGCTTCAATTCTTTCGGCCGCTACCTCTTCTTCGAGATCTAATGTTTGAACAGGCTTCCATAAGGATTTGTGGGTGGGAGTTTCGTTCCACTTAGTGGCGGAAGGAAAGCCTCAAATATAAGGATTGTTCGGGTCAACTCCATTCGGCTCTATCCAAAACTACTTCAGTTTGAAGTCCTTTATGCTTTGGACTTTCTTTTTCAAGAAAGGTCGTCGACGAGAGGAAAGAGTCCAATAGACCATGTATTTATCCGTTTTCTTCGTAGGACGATAGTAACGCTGAAACATCAGTCCAGACAGATCAACACATAAATGATCACAAACTTTGATAAAACTAATTAAGGAGCTCAATCCGGGCATTTGGATAGATTTGACAAGGGCATAAGGAGAATTCATTTAACACATTCACAACACCTTCGGACAAAGGAAACCCCATTTCCCATTCCATATATTGGGTAAATATACCCAATTTGGCTCCTAAGGGTAAATTGGCTTTTTCATCCTTTTGAGGAAGGGAGATTGTCATCCTCTGAAACCAAACATGTTGTACTTTAACTAGTCTAAAAGCGTTCAACGGTTAGAACAGAAGGTTGAGCAAGAACTCTAAGATTCACCTTACGAATCTTTAGAACTTTCTCAGTTGAGGAAGGGGGATAAGCATTAGACTGAACGTCGaattttctttgaaatgacttttAAAGCTCTGGGAGCCATCtaaagaaaagaataaaaaggAAAGAGGAAAGTGAAAGAAAACTTACAGGTTTGAGAATAGCAGACTTAAAAGCAGGAAGTAGGAGAAAGGATcgaaatattttattatttattttataatgagAAGAAGGATGGCAAAGCGTTTTTTTGCCATTATTACTATTGGAAGAATCAAAGCATTTTAGTGATGAGTTCTAAAGAGATGACTCAAATTAATCCACTAATATGACGTCATTATGGCAGACGTGTTTCGACATCACTAATGATGCTTCATCGGGAAagaaagccctaaaggactttttTTTGTAAGTCTAAGAGTGGAACATCTGATATGGTATTAAGTAAATGAGCCTAAATGCTCAAGTAAAGACCTAATGGACTTAATCCTGGAGGCCAATGTCAAATAAGAGCATGAAAGCTCATACATAGAGAATCCTCCATGGAAAGCTGCCTAACGGACACGTGGTCCAATGGTTGTCTCAGATCCCAAAAGCATGCTCATAGTTCCCATCGAATGCAGAATGTAATTAAACAAAGAGTCCAAAGCCAATAAGAAATTGCCACATGTAAAGGTACATAACCTTGTTCAGGTATACAATCACCTATAAGAGCAAGTCTAGTGGGTTTAATTTGGTTGTTACCAAACTAAGATTGGTAGCAACCAACCACTAGACTACATGTCACTTTATTTGGTTTGTTACTTTTATTGGTAACAATCAATTTATCAACAAACATTTGAACTTAATGAGACAAAGTATGTGAGTTTGTAATTCACGCAGCCTGACTTTGGGATATGTAATTTGAGTTGTACCACACCCGCAAGTGAAGTAAGAGATATCTACTTTTTGCTTTTAGTGGAAAAATATTGAATAAGTCCttgattattaattaatatctttTTCTTACCCTAAAAAATTCTAAAGTTACAAAAGCTCTATAATGGGTTATAACTTTTGGGTGTAAACTATCCCACATGGCACCCCTAAGTTACAACCTCCCATTATAGATGCTCTAAGACCAAACACCATGTAAATTAACTCAAAAGTTTTAGGAGTTCCATCAATTCGTCCACACAACATGTGAAAGTCCGACACGCCATGTGATTCTTCCCCTGTGGATTCCTCATCCCCACTATTTGCTCACACAACGTGTGGCTAAGGTGACACGCAGTGTCAGCTCCCCTTCATGCTTGGCTTAATTGGCTCAAGGGATGCCCTCATTATTAATCTATGCTCAATtccaacaaaatcaaaacctAAAATCTAACCGAAATATCTAATGCAAGAAACTCAAAGTGATGGAGGAAACTTATATTTGATTTTGCGTTATCAACCTTTTACATCTTCTTTTCATATTTCGTCATTATTCGAACTTAGTGTTGTATCGCAAATCGCAAAAAGATAGTGATAGGTTACGAGAATAAGAGCGTTTTGGAGTAAACAGATACCGTAAGTGTCtagttatcaattaaattagtTTTGTAAAAGACATTGAAGGTATTTTAACTATTTACTTTAATATAATGATCAATGGataatcttttctttttcctaccAAGAGAGAAAAATTTCAATGTCGGGGAAAGACTAGTGAATAAAAACATTAATCATCCCTCttcttatatgtatatataaaaaaaacattaatcttctaaaaagaaaatatcTTTTATAgtaataattcattaaatttaccataaaaaataataattcattaaatttaACTTTAGAATCAAGAACTTTTAGCCCAATCGTCTTTCTCCACCGTTGCAGTCGCGGAGCTCATGATCAGCTTGACTAATCCAGGGCTTCGCCGGCGATTCCTCTTCGCGGATAACAGGttcttctctaattttattCTATTTCCTGTTATATTGTAAAATTACTTCTCAATTTTCATCTTCGACTGCTTCTCACTGGAACATAACGATTACGCATTTCATGGGAGAATCAATTTTTTTCCTCGAATCGAAACTCTAGGTTGACCAATTTGACCTCGTTAACTCTCAAATTTCATATTCTCCTTCTGGTTATCGCATAGATTCTTTACTGCATTCATTATTGCTTCAAATAGCCACTGGTTCTTGTATTTCTGCAATTCATTCAGCTCTAGTTACAGTTATAGCGCTTCGTAAACGCATTTAGGTCGTAGTAACGTCCGAGGAAGTAGAAATATGGGGTCGATTGGTGTGGGCGTGGAGGAATTGCGGATATCACCTACTGATTCGCATCCTGGAAAAGAGCAACAGGCCGCAGGAGTAGGAATACTCCTTCAGATCATGATGCTCGTTCTCTCCTTCGTCCTAGGTCATGTTCTTCGCCGCCACAAAATTTATTATATGCCGGAAGCCAGTGCTTCTCTTCTCATTGGTATCTTTCTCTTTCTAGTAATTTAAAGTGAAAAGTTAGTCTCATGATTTTAGTTTTACTTCAGGGTTTctgaaatagtgtttgctttaGGTCTAACTGTAGGTGGACTCGCTAATATTTCAAATACAGAAACAAGCATCAGGTCCGTTGTCTCCCTGTGAAtactattatttttgtttttccctTTGGCATTGAAGTGAGCATATGACACAGAACTTGATTTTTGCATTCAGGGCATGGTTTAATTTCCACGAGGAGTTCTTTTTCCTGTTTTTGCTACCTCCTATTATTTTATATCCAATCTCACAGTTTATTTGCTGCTTTTTCTACTGTCCATGTGTCATCTTTAATTATACATCAATATTTGATTGCCATTTCtacatattatattattttccttGACATATGTGTTGGTACTGAATCCGGATTCAGCTTATCACCTGTGAGTAATCTACTGTCTCTCTCCGCTGTTTGTAAATTTGATGCTTTGTAAAATGTCCTGAAATTGTTACGAATGATCTGTCTTCTGTTGTGCCTTTTCACAGAAACCATTCTTCTCCAACTTTGGAGCCATTGTCACATTCGCTATCCTAGGGACCTTTGTGGCTTCAGTTGTTACAGGTTTTTTGGTGTAAGGATACAGTGCTTTCTATTTACATATACatcaattttttcaattttacttGCATCTACAACAAATAAATGTCTTTTGCTCATTCCTTTTCACCGCTTTGTGGTTCAGTTACCTTGGCGGCCTCGTGTTCCTCATGTATAGACTTCCATTAGTTGAATGTCTAATGTTTGGAGCTCTCATATCAGCCACAGATCCTGTCACTGTTTTATCCATATTTCAGGTAGTTTAGCATTCTTTCATTATATGTGTTGAAGTGTTAAATTGTACTTAAGCATCCATACATATGTTAAAAGCTATGATGCACGGAAACGGGAAACGAAACGGATACcgggaaacattatttctaagaaaaattagctggaaaatggaaacggaaacggatacGGATACGAAACGCGGAAACGCTAATGAAAAAGAGTTTCCTTGCAACATAGGTTAAAAGTGGAGGTAGGTTGGGATAATGCCACATTCTCTATCACAAGAGATGGCATTCATATGAAGCCAATACGATTGTTATCTAATGGCCAATATAAGGCCATTAGATAAGGTTAGCATCTATGAAGCACGGAAACGTTGTGGAAGTAGCGTTTCTACGTTTCCACAAGATGTGGGAAGCGGAAACGCCCTGAAACGGAAACGAACCGTTTCCGGGCACGTTtctgtaaataaaaaaaatatggtacGCGTTTCCAAAATCTGAAAGAGATTCACTGTCTAAACTCAAGCGGTTCATACTGAAATCGATCTCCagactttcttcttcttctgagttttgcgattttttcttctttatctgGTCTGGGTTGTTAGTCTGGTCTGGGGTTTCTTCTTTTCAAGTGGCGATTGCAATTGCTTCTTCTTCGACTGGTTTTGGAAATCACAATACTAGTTTGGTATCAAGTTCTTCGTAGTTGGTAATTTGTtctctgtttttatttttctgtgCCTTCTTGAATGGTGTGATGGAAAGAGGCTTCTGGAATGGGTTGGTTGGACTTGGACTTTTtatattgtttattatttaaGTAGtgctatttcttttttttactgtttaCCTAGAGACTTTAATTTTACACAATTTGGTATTTAtacatatttgtttttattaagtAATTGGTACTTGATATTAGTAAcatgtttattttattaaattggtagttttttaattaatttgttttcATTTTACCAATAATTAGTTcatgtatttataatttatgattatttttatattttttaatatctataaatatgcccctatatttttaatatttacacgtttccccCACGTTTCTGTTTCCTATGTTTTTTAGAAATCGCGTTTCccgtttccgtttccgtgcaTCATAGGTTAGCATTGCTAAATTCTAACCCAGCATCGCATGCGATCTTTTATTTGAATGATGAATGTTGTTGGGGATAATCAGATTCTAATATGCAAGTGTTTAATATCTGTATTGATTAATTCACAGTCCGGGTATGATTTCCTTAATTGCAGGAACTTGGCACAGATATGAACCTTTATGCTTTGGTCTTTGGAGAATCTGTCTTGAATGATGCAGTAAGCTTTAGTTGCTTCATACTTTTTTTCATTAAAGTGTTTGTTATAACTCATCTTTCACTGCTTGAAACTCTGACTAAATTTTCTTGATGACATTATTGTTTTGTGTTTCCAAAATTGGTAGATGGCAATATCCTTGTACAGGTCAGTAAGATTCTTGTAATATGTTCTCAGCAGAAGCAGATACAATTTGATGAACATTCAGTCGGAATTATGTAACTTTTTGTTGTTCAGGACTATGTCCTTGGTGAAAAGTTCTTCATCTGGACCAAATTTCGTCATGTTGACTGTCAGGTTTCTTGAGACATTTGTTGGCTCAATGTCTGCTGGTCAGTCTTAGCAATCTCTTTTCCATGTACTTCTAAGAAATATCTCTAGTTTGTGGTTTGATTGTTAAGAATTTGTGGGCTCATATTGACGGCTCAGTACATTTTGTTGACAGGTGTAGGAGTTGGATTTACTTCTGCATTGATATCCTTTTTCCATTCATTCTTTATTATCATTTAATACTTACGTTCAAGTCAAATAGTTTTGAAATACACTGTGAAGCCTTAATTCCTGTACCTTTTCAAGTATGCTGGTTTGGATATTGATAAGTGAGTACCTATCTTGGTGCAATTCTTTTGTGTGCCAGCTTTCGCTGATTTACAGATATATAAATTATCCTGACTCTGACTTGTGTGCCATTGCCTCTTCAGTCTTCAAAACTTGGAGTGCTGCCTTGTTGTTCTTTTTCCATATTTCTCGTAAGCTTTCTCTTTGGCTACTTTCACATTgtgattttttatatatatgtttggtAAATTTCTTGTCCATTTATGTAAAAGTTTCTTTGCGCTCCTAGTTACATGCTTGCTGAAGGTGTTGGGCTTTCTGGAATCGTGTCAATATTATTCACAGGAATAGTAAGTCCATATTTTGGAATTTTACTGTCTAAATCATCTATTAGTGATGGATTTCTGATGGAAAAATATGTATATGTCAGGTCATGAAGCATTATACCTACTCAAATTTGTCAGAAAATTCTCAGCGATTCGTTTCTGCATTTTTTCATTTGATATCATCACTAGCGGAAGCATTTGTGTAAGGAAGCATAGTTTATGTTGCTCATATTGCAATTGAATTTCTAAATGTGTAGCAGTCTAATCAGGAACTGACTTTTTTTTTGTCTGATCTgcagatttatttacatggGGTTTGATATTGCAATGGAACAACATAGCTGGTCTCATGTTGGATTTATCTTTTTCTCAATTGTATCCTTTTGTACTGTTTGTTCATAAGTCACCACTTTGACATGACACTGTTATTCCTTAGCTAGCATGATGAATATTGCAGATCTTTATTGGAGTTGCAAggtaaaaatattgattttttttacctgaTTTTGTATGTGGCAATGTTTACCAAATTATTTTAATGGTAAGTTGTTTCCGGAAACTACTGACCAAgctttataataatttttgtaGGGCAGCAAATGTCTTTTCTTGTGCATATTTGGTCAATTTGGTTAGGCCTGCACATCGGCAAATACCTTTAAAACATCAGAAAGCTCTTTGGTATAGTGGTAAGAATAGGGGTCTTCACTACTTGATAAATTCTCTTTCTTTGGTATAGTTGACTACAATTTGTTTTTGATGTGGGTAGGACTTCGAGGTGCTATGGCTTTTGCCCTTGCTTTGCAATCAGTGCATGATCTTCCAGAAGGACATGGACAAACAATTTTCACGGCAACCACAGCTATAGTTGTATTAACGGTAGGCATGTTCAGTCTGTCGATAAAAATGAAGCACTTGGGATATCTGTCAAATTTGAGGGTCATAGAATATTTACATGATGCAATTTGTCTTAAATAATTACATAATGTCATTTATGACCGATTGCTATTGATTAAGTTGGAAATTTTGAGGATACTTCTAAGCTAGGTTAGGGGAAAACAACTAAGGAAGAAGAGCTACAAACCTGAGAGAGTGGGCTGACTTGGGGTTGGGGTTATTTTAGCGACTAGGTTATGTttctcccttcttctctttttatGCCTAGTATCTAATGGGGGGTATCAATTGGTGTATGGGGATCCCGTATACCCAACTTGCAAACTAGGGCATGAAACAATTTGCGCCCCTAACTCACCTCAATTAAGACATCAGTGTGCTATTCTTCTGAATTAACATGTGAAAGATTTAGGAGGCTATTGATCATCTTTTAATTGATGATGACATTTCGATTAATGTCTTACATATTTTGTTTGATCATATTGGGCTGGATCATGAGCTATATAATCGCAGCCTCATTATCACAAAACAATGATAGAAGTTTCCCATATGACGACCACAATATGGAAGAATCCTATTTAGAAATAGACACAAATACAGCTATTTCTCATAAAAAGCTGTCTGAAATATCTTCCAAATAACAAAGTGGCACATCTTCTACTGTAGACTAAGATGACCTTATATTACTAGGATTTGGAATTCTAGACTAGGAACATTCTTAACCAAATACTAATAGGATAGAAGAAAATGATGTTTTAAGTGGTTCTAATGGGAAACGAAATccccaaataataataaaagcttcCTAATAGTACCATAGAAGAAGACATATACCGGAACAAGTAGTAGTTCTGGAGCATATGCAATAGGGTTGGCAAAAATTCGAGGAAAGAAGAAAACCGTGTCTTAACATTTTGAAGAGAATCTAatggtttcaattcaatttgaaGTTTGACCTCTCCTATTTAGGTCCAAACCTTATTATTCTCTACATCTAGTCAAGGAAACGTCATAGATCTAGAAAGGTAAATTGGGTAGAGGGTTACTTTGGGTGATTCATTGCAACGGGTTTGAGTTTGTGTCACATATGTGCAAAAGAAGAAGGATTAAAATGGCTCTTTACCATCCTTAGCTGTCATTCTATCTATTTAGTGAATAGCTGTAATTCatattcttatttaaggtaggttgtatttccttttcttatttaaggtatgttagaattattagaGTGATTTAAGGTAGATTGTATTTCCTATTCCTATTTAAGGTAGGTTAGAATTATTAGAGAGATGAATTTGTTAGGCCATCTTTACTTACCTTTTCCCTATTTAAGAGAATCAACATGTACTAATTCATTATGCAATTGATTAAtgaaatctttatttctttcttctaaATTCTCTCTCTATTCTCTCTTTTCTCTGTTTATCTCAATCTCTCTCTAaccttttctcttcttttcttctccTAAGATCTTGTCTGCTCTAATCTTACTGTCAGAAATCCTAATCCTAGTAAGATTAGAGCAGAAAAGATCGtaggagaagagaagaagagagaaggttAGAGAGAGATTGAGATAAACAGAGAAAAGAGAGAATAGAGAGAGAATttagaagaaagaaataaagatttcaTTAATCAATTGCATAATGAATTAGTACATGTTGATTCTCTTAAATAGGGAAAAGGAAAGTAAAGATGGCCTAACAAATTCATCTCTCTAATAATTCTAACCTACCTTAAATAGGAATAGGAAATACAATCTACCTTAAATCACtctaataattctaacataccttaaataagaatatGAATTACAGCAATTCACTAAATAGATAGAATGACAGCTAAGGATGGTAAAGAGCCATTTTAATCCTTCTTCTTTTGCACATATGTGACAATACTTCCCCCTTAAGAGCATTCTTGACCCCAAGAATGTCAGAAATATGGAGATCAGTGAACTTGAAAGGGTTCTGCAACGGAAACAGCCCATTGAATTTGTAGCGGAACACGAAGATGACCCGGAAAATTTCTCTTCTTAAAATTCCAGCATAAGCTATGTGTTTTCTCAATAGAAGTAGGAA comes from the Euphorbia lathyris chromosome 5, ddEupLath1.1, whole genome shotgun sequence genome and includes:
- the LOC136229065 gene encoding sodium/hydrogen exchanger 6-like, with the protein product MGSIGVGVEELRISPTDSHPGKEQQAAGVGILLQIMMLVLSFVLGHVLRRHKIYYMPEASASLLIGLTVGGLANISNTETSIRAWFNFHEEFFFLFLLPPIIFESGFSLSPKPFFSNFGAIVTFAILGTFVASVVTGFLVYLGGLVFLMYRLPLVECLMFGALISATDPVTVLSIFQELGTDMNLYALVFGESVLNDAMAISLYRTMSLVKSSSSGPNFVMLTVRFLETFVGSMSAGVGVGFTSALLFKYAGLDIDNLQNLECCLVVLFPYFSYMLAEGVGLSGIVSILFTGIVMKHYTYSNLSENSQRFVSAFFHLISSLAEAFVFIYMGFDIAMEQHSWSHVGFIFFSIIFIGVARAANVFSCAYLVNLVRPAHRQIPLKHQKALWYSGLRGAMAFALALQSVHDLPEGHGQTIFTATTAIVVLTVLLIGGSTGTMLEALHVVGDGHESPFAESLEGNNVYIVPSYDEEGSTSGNRFKMKLKEFHRSAASFTELDRNYLTPFFTSQNGDEEEEHEELMPTSRRGDFQGYHH